A single genomic interval of halophilic archaeon DL31 harbors:
- a CDS encoding hypothetical protein (KEGG: mpl:Mpal_0630 hypothetical protein), whose protein sequence is MIEFRPWIKGGLFLSSYIPFYLIMALMNWSAVIDLSFIQFHAGLFFVLLTIVSGIILAISIRFRKGREPSRTHIGTVNRKNELLTGYLVTYLFPFLNMDLEVVQNWVALMLFFLVLGIIQYRSSQLHVNPVLTAFGYDIYEIEEADTGDILLLIAPKSEVVRGSGDVYTVKMGPETRLAISP, encoded by the coding sequence ATGATTGAATTTCGACCGTGGATTAAGGGAGGGCTCTTCCTTAGTTCATATATTCCGTTCTATCTAATTATGGCCTTGATGAACTGGTCGGCAGTTATCGATTTATCTTTCATACAGTTCCACGCTGGCTTGTTTTTTGTGTTGCTCACTATCGTGTCCGGTATAATACTAGCAATCTCAATTCGTTTTCGCAAGGGTCGTGAACCAAGTAGAACTCACATTGGTACAGTCAATCGAAAAAACGAGCTCCTTACCGGGTATCTCGTAACCTACCTTTTTCCGTTCCTGAATATGGACTTAGAGGTCGTTCAAAATTGGGTGGCCCTCATGCTGTTTTTTCTCGTTTTAGGCATTATTCAGTACAGGTCGTCACAGCTTCACGTGAATCCCGTCCTGACCGCTTTTGGGTACGATATCTATGAAATTGAGGAGGCAGATACCGGGGACATTCTACTTCTCATTGCTCCGAAATCGGAGGTCGTCCGAGGAAGTGGCGATGTATATACAGTAAAGATGGGCCCAGAGACCCGTCTAGCCATTTCTCCTTGA